Proteins encoded by one window of Cupriavidus sp. EM10:
- a CDS encoding MgtC/SapB family protein: MEGVWGDIYGTLRSEFADVPDIKELTRILLRLTLAVLLGGLIGYEREVSGKPAGLRTHMLVAMGSALFVLVPLQAGVPLTDMSRVLQGLISGIGFLGAGAIIKLNSEEDVRGLTTAASIWTVAAIGVACGLGREATAVIATLFGLAILQLLYRLKK, encoded by the coding sequence ATGGAAGGAGTCTGGGGCGATATCTACGGCACACTGCGTTCGGAATTTGCCGACGTGCCCGACATCAAGGAACTCACACGCATCCTGCTGCGGCTCACGCTGGCCGTGCTGCTGGGCGGGCTGATTGGCTACGAGCGCGAGGTCTCGGGCAAGCCGGCCGGCCTGCGCACGCACATGCTGGTGGCGATGGGCTCGGCGCTGTTCGTGCTGGTACCGCTGCAGGCCGGCGTGCCGCTGACCGACATGAGCCGCGTGCTGCAGGGGCTGATATCGGGCATCGGCTTTCTGGGCGCCGGGGCCATCATCAAGCTGAACAGCGAGGAGGATGTGCGCGGCCTGACCACGGCGGCCAGCATCTGGACGGTGGCGGCCATCGGCGTGGCCTGCGGGCTGGGCCGCGAGGCCACGGCAGTCATCGCCACCCTGTTCGGGCTGGCGATCCTGCAATTGCTCTACCGGCTGAAGAAGTAG
- a CDS encoding Ldh family oxidoreductase: protein MKLSTDSARAFARSILIAQNVPADIADDVAEHLVESDRSGYISHGLSILPNYRRALEGQSVNASGRAECVMDRDTLMVFDGHGGFGQHVGKTVMQRAIDRVRQHGHCIVTLRRSHHLGRMGHYGEMVAAAGLVLLSFTNVINRPPVVAPFGGRVPRLTTNPLCFAGPMPNGRPPLVVDIATSAIAINKARVLAEKGEPAPEHSIIDADGNPTTDASVMFGDRPGSLLPFGQHKGYALGVVAELLAGVLSGGGTIQPDNPRGGVATNNLFAVVLNPEFDLGLNWERGEVEAFVQYLHDTPTAPGCDRVQYPGEYEAACRAAAGTTLDINPNIWRNLEALARDLKVEVPAG from the coding sequence ATGAAACTGAGTACCGACTCCGCGCGCGCCTTTGCGCGCAGTATCCTGATCGCGCAGAATGTGCCCGCCGACATTGCTGACGATGTAGCCGAACACCTGGTCGAATCCGACCGCAGCGGCTACATCAGCCACGGCCTGTCGATCCTGCCGAACTACCGCCGCGCGCTCGAAGGGCAGAGCGTCAACGCGTCCGGCCGCGCCGAATGCGTGATGGACCGCGACACGCTGATGGTCTTCGACGGCCACGGCGGCTTTGGCCAGCACGTGGGCAAGACCGTCATGCAGCGCGCCATCGACCGCGTGCGCCAGCACGGCCATTGCATCGTGACGCTGCGCCGATCGCACCACCTGGGCCGCATGGGCCACTATGGCGAGATGGTGGCGGCCGCCGGCCTGGTGCTGCTGAGCTTCACCAACGTCATCAACCGGCCGCCCGTGGTGGCGCCGTTCGGCGGCCGCGTGCCGCGCCTGACCACCAACCCGCTTTGCTTTGCCGGGCCGATGCCGAACGGCCGGCCGCCGCTGGTGGTGGACATCGCCACCAGCGCCATCGCCATCAACAAGGCGCGCGTGCTGGCAGAGAAAGGCGAGCCGGCGCCCGAACACAGCATCATCGACGCCGATGGCAATCCCACCACCGACGCCTCGGTGATGTTCGGCGACCGCCCCGGATCGCTGCTGCCGTTCGGGCAGCACAAGGGCTACGCGCTGGGCGTGGTGGCGGAACTGCTGGCCGGCGTGCTGTCTGGCGGCGGCACCATCCAGCCGGACAATCCGCGCGGCGGGGTGGCCACCAACAACCTGTTCGCGGTGGTGCTCAACCCCGAGTTCGACCTGGGCCTGAATTGGGAGCGCGGCGAGGTGGAGGCCTTTGTCCAGTACCTGCACGACACCCCGACGGCGCCGGGCTGCGATCGCGTGCAGTATCCGGGCGAGTACGAGGCGGCCTGCCGCGCGGCCGCCGGCACCACGCTCGACATCAATCCGAATATCTGGCGCAACCTTGAGGCGCTGGCCAGGGATCTGAAGGTGGAGGTGCCTGCCGGCTAG
- a CDS encoding DASS family sodium-coupled anion symporter: MPDPQVSPAGPGGAPATAAAPAAPKLRIHWGLYAAVVVLIAMLMVPMPPDLPVAGQRMLAILAFAVVVWITEAVTYETSAIMITSLMAGLIGFAPMVNDPNTLYGTSRALGMALAGFSNTALALVAAALFISAAMTVTGLDRRIALVTLSAIGTSTRRILIGTIAVTIILSLVVPSATARSACTVPIMMGVIAAFGVDKKSNIAAGIMIMVAQATSVWNVGIQTAAAQNLLTAGFMDKLLGERVTWLQWLIAGAPWAIIMSAVLYFLVRWLLPPETEAIAGGKEAVQRELAALGPMTGPQKRLAAVAIGLLLFWATEGKLHAFDTATITFVGLVILMMPRIGVMDWKTMQQRTPWGTLIVFGVGISLGTALLTTQAGQWLGRFVVTHSGLADHGTLMIFAVLAAFLILIHLGFASATALTAALLPILISVLQTLPGDINKVGMTMLLGYTVSFGFILPINAPQNMVCLGTDTFNGRQFARVGIPVTIIGYLLMLLLASTYWRWLGWV, from the coding sequence ATGCCTGATCCGCAAGTCTCCCCTGCCGGCCCCGGCGGCGCGCCCGCCACCGCTGCCGCGCCTGCCGCCCCCAAGCTACGTATCCACTGGGGTCTCTACGCCGCCGTCGTGGTCCTGATCGCCATGCTGATGGTGCCAATGCCGCCCGACCTGCCCGTGGCCGGCCAGCGCATGCTGGCCATCCTGGCGTTCGCCGTGGTGGTCTGGATCACCGAGGCCGTCACCTACGAGACCAGTGCCATCATGATCACGTCGCTGATGGCCGGACTGATCGGCTTTGCGCCGATGGTCAACGACCCCAACACCCTCTACGGCACATCGCGTGCGCTGGGCATGGCGCTGGCCGGATTTTCGAATACCGCCCTGGCGCTGGTGGCCGCCGCACTGTTCATCTCGGCGGCGATGACCGTTACCGGGCTGGACCGGCGCATCGCGCTGGTCACGCTGTCGGCCATCGGCACCAGCACGCGCCGCATCCTGATCGGCACCATCGCGGTCACCATCATCCTGAGCCTGGTGGTACCCAGCGCCACCGCGCGCAGCGCGTGCACCGTGCCTATCATGATGGGCGTGATCGCCGCGTTCGGCGTCGACAAGAAATCCAACATCGCCGCCGGCATCATGATCATGGTGGCGCAGGCCACCAGCGTGTGGAACGTGGGTATCCAGACCGCCGCCGCACAGAACCTGCTGACCGCGGGCTTCATGGACAAGCTGCTGGGCGAGCGCGTGACCTGGCTGCAATGGCTGATTGCCGGCGCGCCGTGGGCCATCATCATGTCGGCAGTGCTGTACTTCCTGGTGCGCTGGCTGCTGCCGCCCGAGACCGAAGCCATCGCCGGCGGCAAGGAAGCCGTGCAACGCGAACTGGCCGCGCTCGGGCCGATGACCGGGCCGCAGAAGCGGCTGGCGGCCGTCGCCATCGGCCTGCTGCTGTTCTGGGCCACCGAGGGCAAGCTGCACGCCTTCGACACCGCCACCATCACGTTCGTGGGCCTGGTGATCCTGATGATGCCGCGTATCGGCGTGATGGACTGGAAGACGATGCAGCAACGCACGCCGTGGGGCACGCTGATCGTGTTCGGCGTCGGCATCAGCCTGGGCACCGCCCTGCTGACCACGCAGGCCGGCCAATGGCTGGGCAGGTTCGTGGTCACGCATTCCGGCCTGGCCGACCACGGCACGCTGATGATCTTTGCCGTTCTGGCGGCCTTCCTGATTCTGATTCACCTGGGCTTTGCCAGCGCCACGGCGCTGACCGCCGCGCTGCTGCCGATCCTGATCTCGGTGCTGCAGACGCTGCCGGGCGACATCAACAAGGTGGGCATGACGATGCTGCTGGGCTATACGGTCAGCTTCGGCTTCATCCTGCCGATCAACGCGCCGCAGAACATGGTCTGCCTGGGCACGGATACCTTTAACGGCAGACAGTTTGCCCGCGTCGGTATTCCGGTCACGATTATCGGCTACCTGCTGATGCTGCTGCTCGCCTCGACGTACTGGCGCTGGCTGGGCTGGGTGTGA
- a CDS encoding tyrosine-protein phosphatase, whose translation MHNPDEIRAVAAMRPCLDLETIANARDLGGLVGHAGRRIRQNRLYRSANPALGCAADLDKLHALQLDIVVDFRSTGEKSPAEDAFGERFEWLAVPVLDGTMSMDVLLPRLRASNAAQMHGFMLDVYRDFPVRYRQAFGTFLRHAEAGKTLYYHCTAGKDRTGFASLLLLGALGVSQDDIVANYLESNHWNQRFNERMLAGVGQIGVTADAMLPLLEVRPEYIEASMDAITATYGSLERFLADDLGVDVAVLRDHYLVS comes from the coding sequence ATGCATAACCCTGATGAAATTCGCGCGGTCGCCGCCATGCGACCCTGTCTGGACCTGGAAACGATTGCCAACGCCCGCGACCTGGGCGGGCTGGTCGGTCATGCCGGGCGCCGCATCCGCCAGAACAGGCTTTATCGCAGCGCCAATCCGGCGCTTGGTTGCGCCGCCGATCTTGACAAGCTCCATGCCTTGCAGCTCGACATCGTGGTCGACTTCCGTTCCACAGGCGAGAAGTCGCCAGCCGAGGACGCATTCGGCGAACGGTTCGAATGGCTGGCGGTGCCCGTGCTGGACGGCACGATGTCGATGGACGTGTTGCTGCCGCGCCTGCGCGCCAGCAACGCCGCGCAGATGCACGGCTTCATGCTGGACGTGTACCGCGATTTCCCGGTGCGCTACCGGCAGGCTTTTGGCACGTTCCTGCGGCATGCCGAAGCGGGCAAGACGCTCTACTACCACTGCACGGCCGGCAAGGATCGCACCGGCTTTGCGTCGCTGTTGCTGCTGGGCGCGCTAGGGGTGTCCCAGGACGACATCGTGGCCAACTACCTCGAATCGAATCACTGGAACCAGCGCTTCAACGAAAGGATGCTGGCTGGCGTCGGGCAGATCGGCGTGACGGCCGACGCGATGCTGCCGCTGCTGGAGGTGCGCCCCGAATACATCGAGGCGTCGATGGATGCCATCACCGCGACGTACGGCAGCCTGGAACGGTTCCTGGCCGACGACCTTGGCGTGGACGTCGCAGTGCTGCGGGACCACTACCTCGTGTCATAG
- a CDS encoding acetate/propionate family kinase, whose translation MSTPHPVILVVNAGSSSVKVSIYVVPDAAHENVEIQPSLAAHGQIEGIGVAPRLVARMADGREVTDQKFPVEQVADHDAAFRLIRLTLSVALRDTPPVAIGHRVVHGGSEFADAVRIDDDVIAKLETLVPLAPLHQPHNLTAIRAIRNAAPDLLQVACFDTAFHAGRDQLAQLMALPYEYYEQGVRRYGFHGLSYAYIARRLKQVAPDLAEGRVIVAHLGNGASLCAMHGGKSVDSTMGLTALDGMPMGTRCGSIDPGAVLYLAAQGMSADAIQSMLYGQSGLKGISGISSDMRALLASDSPRAKLAIDFYAYRAAQEIGKLAVTLGGLEALVFTAGIGANSPEIRARICAHLTDLFGLSLDPAANGDNCQRVSHDASRVPVLVMPTDEEGMIALSTARILRECGGL comes from the coding sequence GTGAGCACACCGCATCCTGTCATTCTCGTTGTCAACGCCGGTTCGTCGAGCGTCAAGGTGTCGATCTACGTGGTGCCCGACGCGGCGCACGAGAACGTCGAGATCCAGCCGTCGCTGGCGGCGCATGGCCAGATCGAAGGCATCGGCGTGGCACCGCGCCTGGTGGCGCGCATGGCCGACGGCCGCGAGGTGACCGACCAGAAATTTCCCGTCGAGCAGGTGGCGGACCACGACGCCGCGTTCCGGCTGATCCGCCTGACGCTGAGCGTGGCGCTGCGCGACACGCCGCCGGTGGCGATCGGACATCGCGTGGTGCATGGCGGCAGTGAATTTGCCGATGCGGTGCGCATCGACGACGATGTGATTGCGAAGCTGGAAACGCTGGTGCCGCTGGCGCCCCTGCACCAGCCGCACAACCTGACCGCCATCCGCGCCATCCGCAACGCCGCGCCGGACCTGCTGCAGGTGGCGTGCTTCGACACGGCCTTCCATGCCGGCCGCGATCAGTTGGCGCAACTGATGGCCCTGCCCTACGAATACTATGAGCAGGGCGTGCGGCGCTACGGCTTTCACGGGCTGTCCTACGCGTATATCGCGCGACGGCTCAAGCAGGTGGCGCCCGATCTGGCCGAAGGCCGGGTCATCGTGGCGCACCTGGGCAATGGCGCCAGCCTTTGCGCGATGCACGGCGGCAAGAGCGTGGATTCGACCATGGGGCTGACCGCGCTCGACGGCATGCCGATGGGCACGCGCTGCGGCTCGATCGATCCCGGCGCGGTGCTGTACCTGGCCGCGCAGGGCATGAGCGCCGATGCCATCCAGTCGATGCTGTACGGCCAGTCGGGCCTCAAGGGCATCTCGGGCATCAGCAGCGACATGCGCGCGCTGCTGGCCAGCGACAGCCCGCGCGCAAAGCTGGCCATCGATTTCTACGCCTATCGTGCGGCGCAGGAAATCGGCAAGCTGGCGGTCACGCTGGGCGGCCTGGAAGCACTGGTCTTCACGGCCGGAATCGGCGCCAATTCGCCCGAGATACGCGCGCGCATCTGCGCCCACCTGACGGATCTGTTCGGCCTCTCGCTGGACCCCGCCGCCAACGGCGATAACTGCCAGCGCGTGAGCCACGATGCCAGCCGGGTGCCGGTGCTGGTGATGCCCACCGACGAGGAAGGCATGATCGCGCTGTCGACGGCGCGCATCCTGCGCGAGTGCGGCGGGCTGTGA
- a CDS encoding phosphate acetyltransferase — MPTPSSDDKYARLLARCEGLPPIPTAVAHPCDYSSLDGALEAARLGLIVPILCGPTARIRAVADEHGLALGDTEIIDAPHSHASAECAVDAVRTGRAELLMKGSLHTDELLHAVARTASGLRTGRRLSHVFAMDVPSYHKPLFITDAAVNIFPTLNEKADIVRNAIDLVRVLGVERPKVAILSAVETVTDKIPSTIEAAALCMMSLRGQIEGGLLDGPLAFDNAISKAAADTKGIKSEVAGDPDILLVPDLEAGNMLAKQLTFLAGAEAAGIVLGARVPIILTSRADSVRARIGSCAIAVLLAHARRTSTQAALPL, encoded by the coding sequence ATGCCGACACCATCGTCCGACGACAAGTACGCCCGCCTGCTCGCACGCTGCGAGGGCCTTCCGCCTATCCCCACCGCCGTGGCGCATCCCTGCGACTATTCGTCGCTCGATGGCGCGCTGGAAGCCGCGCGGCTCGGGCTGATCGTGCCCATCCTGTGCGGCCCCACCGCGCGCATCCGCGCCGTGGCCGACGAGCATGGCCTGGCACTGGGCGATACCGAGATCATCGACGCCCCACATAGCCACGCCTCGGCCGAATGTGCGGTCGACGCCGTACGCACCGGCCGCGCCGAACTGCTGATGAAAGGCAGCCTGCACACCGACGAACTGCTGCACGCCGTGGCGCGCACTGCCAGCGGCCTGCGCACCGGGCGCCGCCTGTCGCACGTGTTTGCGATGGACGTGCCCAGCTATCACAAGCCGCTGTTCATCACCGACGCGGCGGTCAACATCTTTCCCACGCTGAACGAAAAGGCCGACATCGTGCGCAATGCCATCGACCTGGTGCGCGTGCTGGGCGTCGAGCGGCCCAAGGTGGCAATCCTGTCGGCCGTGGAGACCGTCACCGACAAGATCCCGTCGACCATCGAGGCCGCCGCGCTCTGCATGATGAGCCTGCGCGGGCAGATCGAAGGTGGGCTGCTCGATGGCCCGCTGGCGTTCGACAATGCCATCAGCAAGGCGGCGGCGGACACCAAGGGCATCAAGTCGGAGGTGGCGGGCGACCCCGACATCCTGCTGGTGCCCGACCTGGAAGCCGGCAACATGCTGGCCAAGCAGCTGACGTTCCTGGCCGGCGCCGAGGCCGCCGGCATCGTGCTGGGCGCGCGCGTGCCGATCATCCTGACCAGCCGCGCCGACAGCGTGCGCGCCCGCATCGGCAGTTGCGCCATCGCCGTGCTGCTGGCCCATGCGCGCCGCACTTCCACGCAGGCCGCCCTGCCCCTCTGA
- the fabI gene encoding enoyl-ACP reductase FabI — MSGNRVLVVGVANEDSIAWGCARAFHELGAEVALTYLNDKAYPHVAPLAEQIGSPILMPLNVEDDAQMDALFARIGEVWGRLDSVVHSVAFAPKADLQGGLLQSSAGGFARAMDVSCHSFIRMARRAVPLMVRGGTLFAMSYDGANRVVPNYDLMGPVKAALEATCRYLAYELGPQGIRVHAISPGPLKTRAASGLKDFDALLADAAGRAPLGELVDIMDVGFTTAYLATPYARRVSGNTVYVDGGVHIMA, encoded by the coding sequence TTGTCGGGCAACCGCGTGCTGGTCGTTGGCGTGGCCAACGAGGATTCCATCGCGTGGGGCTGCGCACGCGCGTTTCACGAGCTTGGCGCCGAGGTGGCGCTGACCTACCTGAACGACAAGGCATATCCGCATGTGGCGCCGCTGGCCGAACAGATCGGCTCGCCTATCCTGATGCCGCTGAACGTGGAAGACGACGCCCAGATGGATGCGCTGTTCGCGCGCATCGGCGAGGTCTGGGGGCGGCTCGACTCGGTCGTGCATTCGGTGGCCTTCGCGCCCAAGGCCGACCTGCAGGGCGGGCTGCTGCAATCGTCGGCCGGCGGCTTTGCGCGGGCCATGGACGTGTCGTGCCATTCGTTCATCCGCATGGCGCGCCGGGCCGTGCCACTGATGGTGCGGGGCGGCACGTTGTTCGCGATGAGCTACGACGGCGCCAACCGCGTGGTGCCGAACTACGACCTGATGGGGCCGGTCAAGGCCGCGCTGGAGGCCACGTGCCGCTACCTGGCCTACGAGCTGGGGCCGCAGGGCATCCGCGTGCACGCGATCTCGCCGGGGCCGCTCAAGACCCGTGCGGCCTCCGGGCTCAAGGATTTCGACGCGTTGCTGGCCGACGCAGCCGGCCGCGCGCCGCTGGGCGAACTGGTCGACATCATGGATGTCGGCTTTACCACCGCCTACCTGGCCACGCCGTACGCGCGCCGCGTGTCGGGCAATACGGTGTACGTGGATGGTGGCGTGCACATCATGGCCTGA
- a CDS encoding RNA-binding protein, with product MQVLIRGLHRDVTEEMLRDKLKDYATVNSVEIVRDGDANHPWAWVDLAVDPFTCWRLLRQFDKQYFAGSIMRWYIPAHQS from the coding sequence ATGCAGGTGCTGATCCGCGGGCTGCATCGTGATGTAACCGAGGAAATGCTGCGCGACAAACTCAAGGACTACGCCACGGTCAATTCCGTCGAAATCGTGCGCGATGGCGACGCCAATCATCCGTGGGCGTGGGTGGACCTGGCGGTCGACCCGTTCACCTGCTGGCGCCTGCTGCGTCAGTTCGACAAGCAGTACTTTGCCGGCAGCATCATGCGCTGGTACATCCCTGCCCACCAGAGCTGA
- a CDS encoding TOBE domain-containing protein, protein MLELQGAIWFRAGKQDWGGRDRIALLAAIGEHGSITAAARAVGISYKGAWDAIDAMNNSAGEPLVVRAAGGKGGGGTRLTERAERLIATYRAMEAEHARFIAHLERAGALAEANPDDIHLIQRMMIQTSARNKLFGRVETVRAGAVNDEVTLALPGGLRIVSTITHESVETLGLAPGAEAFALVKASSVLIGLQDPAARLSARNQLPGTVARVVPGAVNAEVVLELDGGGTVAAIINNGALADLDLKEGVRALAIFKASSVILGTMV, encoded by the coding sequence ATGCTTGAACTTCAGGGCGCCATCTGGTTTCGCGCCGGCAAGCAGGACTGGGGCGGCCGCGACCGCATCGCGCTGCTGGCCGCCATCGGCGAACACGGCTCGATCACGGCTGCCGCGCGGGCCGTCGGCATCAGCTACAAGGGCGCGTGGGATGCCATCGACGCCATGAACAACAGCGCGGGCGAACCATTGGTGGTGCGCGCCGCCGGCGGCAAGGGCGGTGGCGGCACTCGGCTGACGGAACGGGCCGAGCGCCTGATCGCGACCTACCGCGCCATGGAAGCCGAGCACGCCCGGTTCATCGCCCACCTGGAACGGGCCGGCGCGCTGGCCGAGGCAAATCCCGACGATATTCACCTGATCCAGCGCATGATGATCCAGACCAGTGCCCGCAACAAGCTGTTCGGCCGCGTGGAGACCGTGCGGGCCGGCGCCGTCAACGACGAAGTCACGCTGGCGCTGCCGGGCGGTCTTCGCATCGTCTCGACGATTACCCACGAGAGCGTCGAGACGCTGGGCCTGGCGCCGGGCGCCGAAGCCTTTGCGCTGGTCAAGGCGTCGTCGGTGCTGATCGGCCTGCAAGACCCCGCCGCGCGGCTGTCCGCGCGCAACCAGCTGCCCGGCACGGTCGCCCGCGTGGTGCCGGGGGCCGTCAATGCCGAGGTGGTGCTGGAACTCGACGGCGGCGGCACCGTGGCCGCCATCATCAACAACGGCGCGCTGGCCGACCTGGACCTGAAGGAAGGTGTGCGCGCGCTGGCCATCTTCAAGGCGTCGAGCGTCATCCTGGGGACGATGGTCTGA
- a CDS encoding sulfate/molybdate ABC transporter ATP-binding protein — protein MSMQITVRKRMASQDRHFALDISFESDSRRVALFGPSGAGKSLTLRAIAGLMAPDSGRIVLNGRTLFDSDTGIDVRPQERRVAYLFQDYALFPHLTVSQNIAFGLRRGWRNPGRRALPPEAARWVEAFGLSEIVNQYPSQISGGQKQRVALARALVARPDILLLDEPFSALDPALRVRMREELRALQESLDVPMLMISHDPEDVEVLGDHVLEIRDGRIHASGRAHRHPPVYAPASAYAV, from the coding sequence ATGAGCATGCAGATCACCGTCCGCAAGCGCATGGCATCGCAAGATCGCCATTTCGCGCTCGATATTTCGTTCGAATCCGATAGCCGGCGTGTGGCGCTGTTCGGCCCGTCCGGCGCCGGCAAGAGCCTGACGCTGCGGGCCATCGCCGGCCTGATGGCGCCCGACAGCGGCCGCATCGTGCTGAACGGCCGCACGCTGTTCGACAGCGACACCGGCATCGACGTGCGCCCGCAGGAGCGCCGCGTGGCCTACCTGTTCCAGGACTACGCGCTGTTTCCGCACCTGACCGTGTCGCAGAACATCGCGTTCGGGCTCCGGCGGGGCTGGCGCAATCCGGGGCGCCGGGCGCTGCCGCCCGAAGCCGCGCGATGGGTCGAGGCATTCGGCCTGAGCGAGATCGTCAACCAGTATCCGTCGCAGATTTCAGGCGGCCAGAAACAGCGCGTGGCGCTGGCCCGCGCCCTGGTGGCCCGGCCCGATATCCTGCTGCTGGACGAACCGTTCTCCGCGCTGGACCCCGCCCTGCGCGTGCGCATGCGCGAGGAACTGCGCGCATTGCAGGAAAGCCTGGACGTGCCGATGCTGATGATTTCGCACGACCCGGAGGACGTCGAAGTGCTGGGCGATCATGTGCTGGAAATCCGCGATGGCCGCATCCACGCCAGCGGCCGCGCGCACCGTCACCCGCCTGTCTACGCACCGGCCAGCGCCTACGCCGTCTAG
- the modB gene encoding molybdate ABC transporter permease subunit yields MDAVWVPLLLSLKVAGWATLLNAVLGVAAAYAIARWRSRARDVVDAILTLPLVLPPTVLGYYLLVLVGRRGVFGAWLESIGIELVFTWQGAVLASTVVAFPLVLKSARAAFEGVDHQLENAARVLGISESAIFFRVTLPMALPGIVAGVLLAFARALGEFGATLMVAGNLPGRTQTLSVAIYEAVQAGNDDTANLLVLVTSVTCIVLLVVAARLVPPAQRGTGNVFERRKFRRDAITG; encoded by the coding sequence ATGGATGCTGTCTGGGTTCCGCTGCTGTTGTCGCTCAAGGTAGCGGGATGGGCCACGTTGCTCAATGCCGTGCTTGGCGTGGCGGCGGCCTATGCCATCGCGCGCTGGCGCTCGCGGGCGCGCGATGTGGTCGACGCCATCCTGACGCTGCCGCTGGTGCTGCCGCCCACGGTGCTGGGCTACTACCTGCTGGTGCTGGTGGGCCGGCGCGGCGTGTTCGGGGCGTGGCTGGAAAGTATCGGCATCGAACTGGTGTTCACCTGGCAGGGCGCGGTGCTGGCTTCGACCGTGGTGGCCTTTCCGCTGGTGCTCAAGTCGGCGCGCGCCGCGTTCGAGGGCGTGGATCACCAGCTGGAGAATGCGGCCCGCGTGCTGGGCATCTCCGAATCCGCCATCTTCTTCCGCGTGACGCTGCCCATGGCGCTGCCCGGCATCGTGGCCGGCGTGCTGCTGGCATTTGCCCGCGCGCTGGGCGAGTTCGGCGCCACGCTGATGGTGGCCGGCAACCTGCCGGGCCGCACACAAACGCTGTCGGTGGCCATCTACGAGGCCGTGCAGGCCGGCAACGACGACACCGCCAACCTGCTGGTGCTGGTGACGTCGGTCACCTGCATCGTGCTGCTGGTGGTGGCCGCGCGGCTGGTGCCGCCGGCGCAGCGCGGCACTGGAAATGTATTCGAGCGCCGCAAGTTCCGTCGCGACGCCATCACCGGATGA
- the modA gene encoding molybdate ABC transporter substrate-binding protein, whose product MSFYPFARRAAAGAALVALTLAAPSAFAADLVVSAAASLTNAFRQLGEQFERAHPDTKVVLNFGASDVLMQQIVKGAPADVFASADQSAMDKAESEKVVQAASRKDFAANAIVLIVPHDSRLNLAAPKDLTRAGVKRVAYGNPSSVPVGRYTRGALESQGLWSAVEAKGVPAQNVRQALDYVARGEVDAGFVFATDAAVMPDKVKVAARVPTTTPVTYPIAVTAQTKQAAQANAFVQYVLSTEGQATLAKYGFQKP is encoded by the coding sequence ATGAGCTTCTATCCCTTTGCGCGCCGTGCCGCCGCCGGCGCCGCCCTGGTTGCCCTGACCCTGGCTGCCCCGTCGGCATTTGCCGCCGACCTGGTGGTATCCGCCGCCGCCAGCCTGACCAACGCGTTCAGGCAACTGGGCGAGCAGTTCGAGCGCGCCCATCCCGATACCAAGGTGGTGCTGAACTTTGGCGCGTCGGACGTGCTGATGCAGCAGATCGTCAAGGGCGCCCCGGCCGACGTGTTCGCGTCCGCCGACCAGAGCGCCATGGACAAGGCCGAATCCGAGAAGGTCGTGCAGGCGGCCTCGCGCAAGGATTTCGCGGCCAATGCGATCGTGCTGATCGTGCCGCATGACAGCAGGCTGAACCTTGCCGCACCGAAGGATCTGACGCGCGCCGGCGTCAAGCGCGTCGCCTACGGTAATCCGTCGTCGGTGCCGGTGGGCCGCTATACCAGGGGCGCGCTGGAGTCGCAGGGCCTGTGGAGCGCGGTCGAAGCCAAGGGCGTGCCGGCCCAGAACGTCCGCCAGGCGCTGGACTATGTGGCACGCGGCGAAGTCGATGCCGGCTTCGTGTTCGCCACCGACGCCGCCGTGATGCCCGACAAGGTAAAAGTGGCCGCGCGCGTGCCAACGACCACGCCAGTCACCTATCCCATTGCCGTGACCGCGCAGACCAAACAGGCGGCACAGGCCAATGCCTTCGTGCAATACGTGCTGTCCACCGAAGGCCAGGCCACGCTGGCCAAGTACGGCTTCCAGAAGCCCTGA